A window of Papilio machaon chromosome 1, ilPapMach1.1, whole genome shotgun sequence contains these coding sequences:
- the LOC106719833 gene encoding MPN domain-containing protein CG4751 has protein sequence MDVQTSHLAAALMSTASTYNNNVTTSETITTGSNSGQDENKNEKPIETNKEPCEDEKDETGTGDEFSDEESEAQPGNKSMPGRGVTLQMLMDEKMLVPGIAAMTIEYLGQKFVGDLQADGKIKSHETETIFCSPSAWAIHCKRIINPDKRSGCGWASVKYKGKKLDTIKATYLRRKQLQRENMHSDEENEMEVESPPEPPPQRVVMKHNTVPNRMMQHDANMLIEAVSFSTAGKVQPFLVSVSSNASLVLDLHCHLKKEEVHGYLAGTWDLNSHTVMITHTFPCLKSKNDPRPKVLIELEIHMEMERLGLTLLGWYHSHPTNPAMPSLRDCDNQLEYQIKMRGPSEISYVPCIGVICSPYNPESPVLESSLTFFWVMPPPEQRPTEYPRPLFLQYNMVHDTHLSPHAMEQIKKTIKYYFNYADETFIKFKDNYKPDITYLDKLKSTLTPKFPREQSDGLLWHFIRDELGCSSEQDEKIDLDALLAVPQQVPPPKTTQSTSMPNFPSVSTLQQMVSRPAGVPPINVSSGIGSISPHKFETPQLNIPVLPTSSKSSKSSTSSLSSAYPTGLDMLTSMALGLGSANMPLPLGAGSLESLAAANSMLTGLTPGLSSNLAASLSSTKLSDPPSYAASLQNLTSMAAYEKTSTSTSTSNTTSTAPIPASIASSLMMSSADIANALFSASKYSSAGILGIPDPMSKSTLAANNMFLTPSLLKMQESLLKPLANSSPISSKVGLDQNVLMKSPHDLLKGSKDYLPPDFGSIGKGKMESSLDTGKHTESSSKADSSKPIALTSDTATDFSMPSRVCGESFLNQMLELTKKTTMPDYMSDYNQPLKLTEEEISTVSQSSHSYPNTSSIVDTIAQVAMGNYSKMDEVMDYTKGQDYSTSKNSSNENEN, from the exons ATGGATGTACAAACTTCTCATTTGGCCGCGGCTTTAATGTCCACAGCTAGCACatataataacaatgttaCAACTTCAGAAACAATAACGACCGGGTCTAATAGCGGACaagatgaaaacaaaaatgaaaagcCAATTGAAACAAACAAAGAGCCTTGTGAAGATGAGAAAGATGAGACTGGTACTGGAGATGAATTTTCAGACGAG GAATCAGAAGCCCAGCCTGGTAATAAGTCTATGCCTGGAAGAGGAGTAACACTACAAATGCTTATGGACGAAAAAATGTTAGTTCCTGGTATTGCTGCTATGACTATTGAATATTTG gGACAAAAATTTGTAGGTGATTTGCAGGCAgatggtaaaataaaatcccATGAAACCGAAACCATTTTTTGTTCACCCTCTGCATGGGCAATTCAttgtaaaagaataataaatccCGACAAGAGATCGGGATGTGGCTGGGCATCGGTTAAATACAAAGGGAAGAAACTGGACACTATTAAAGCTACGTATCTTCGAAGGAAGCAACTTCAGAGGGAAAATATGCATTCTGATG AAGAGAATGAAATGGAAGTTGAAAGTCCGCCAGAGCCTCCTCCACAAAGGGTTGTTATGAAACACAACACTGTTCCTAACAGGATGATGCAACA tGATGCCAATATGTTGATTGAAGCTGTATCATTTTCCACTGCTGGCAAAGTTCAGCCATTCTTAGTGTCAGTAAGTTCCAATGCCTCTCTAGTCCTTGATCTTCATTGTCATTTGAAAAAGGAAGAAGTTCATGGTTATTTAGCCGGAACATGGGATTTGAACAGTCAta CTGTGATGATTACTCACACATTTCCCTGcttgaaaagtaaaaatgatccAAGACCTAAAGTGTTGATTGAACTCGAAATCCATATGGAAATGGAAAGACTTGGACTGACATTATTGGGGTGGTATCACTCTCATCCAACAAATCCTGCCATGCCAAGTCTTAGAGACTGTGACAATCAACTTGAATATCAGATTAAAATGAGGGGTCCATCTGAAATATCTTATGTACCATGCATTGGTGTAATATGTT CTCCTTATAATCCAGAAAGTCCAGTTTTAGAATCGTCTTTAACATTCTTTTGGGTGATGCCGCCGCCAGAACAGAGACCCACAGAATATCCTCGGCCTCTCTTTCTCCAATACAATATGGTTCATGACACTCACTTGTCACCACATGCAATggaacagattaaaaaaacaatcaagtattactttaattatgcAGATGAAACTTTCATTAAGTTTAAAGATAATTACAAACCCGATATAACATACTTAGACAAGTTGAAGTCTACTTTGACACCGAAATTTCCTCGAGAGCAAAGTGATGGATTGTTGTGGCATTTTATTCGTGATGAGTTGGGTTGTTCGTCGGAACAAGATGAGAAAATAGACTTGGACGCTCTTTTAGCTGTTCCCCAACAGGTCCCGCCACCAAAAACTACGCAATCCACATCGATGCCTAATTTCCCTTCAGTTAGTACTCTCCAGCAAATGGTTAGCCGGCCAGCCGGTGTCCCTCCCATAAACGTGTCATCGGGCATAGGTTCAATATCTCCTCATAAGTTTGAAACTCCTCAATTAAATATTCCTGTATTACCGACATCGTCGAAATCATCTAAATCGAGCACGTCTTCATTGTCATCTGCGTACCCCACGGGCTTAGACATGTTGACGAGCATGGCTTTAGGATTAGGGTCTGCGAATATGCCCCTTCCTTTAGGAGCCGGTAGTTTAGAAAGCTTAGCCGCAGCCAATAGTATGCTAACAGGACTTACACCAGGACTATCATCAAATTTAGCAGCGAGTCTATCAAGTACCAAATTGTCGGATCCACCATCTTATGCTGCgtctttacaaaatttaacaagCATGGCAGCCTATGAGAAAACTTCCACTAGTACTTCAACAAGTAATACGACTTCGACGGCACCGATCCCAGCCAGTATCGCTTCTAGCCTCATGATGAGTTCCGCAGATATTGCCAATGCTTTATTTTCGGCGAGCAAATATTCCAGTGCCGGTATACTAGGCATACCAGATCCGATGTCTAAGTCGACTTTAGCCGCCAATAATATGTTTCTGACGCCATCTTTGTTAAAAATGCAGGAGTCTCTTTTAAAACCTCTCGCTAATAGCAGTCCCATTTCTTCTAAAGTTGGTTTAGATCAGAATGTGTTAATGAAATCTCCGCATGACTTGTTAAAGGGCAGTAAGGATTATTTACCACCCGATTTTGGCAGTATCGGAAAAGGTAAAATGGAAAGTTCGTTGGATACAGGAAAACATACTGAGAGTTCGTCGAAAGCTGATTCTTCTAAGCCTATCGCTTTAACATCGGATACAGCAACTGATTTTAGTATGCCGTCGCGTGTTTGTGGGGAATCATTTTTGAATCAAATGTTAGAGTTGACTAAAAAGACTACAATGCCAGATTACATGTCTGATTATAATCAGCCATTAAAATTGACAGAAGAAGAAATTTCGACTGTTTCACAATCCAGTCATTCCTATCCAAATACATCTAGTATTGTAGATACCATTGCGCAGGTAGCAATGGGAAATTATTCCAAGATGGATGAGGTTATGGATTACACTAAAGGCCAAGATTATAGCACATCTAAAAACTCTtcgaatgaaaatgaaaattag
- the LOC106719952 gene encoding ras-related protein Rab-14, producing the protein MAIVKTPVLKVILCGEYGVGKSSIFRRFINNTFVPSSDRRSTLGLDHFEKLYQVADKDVKLQLWDTGGMERIASVTSSYYKFAEAAILVFSLDNASSFHVLSQHLLEIVTYAENAKIFLCGNKSDLEGSSPQVTDADIENFCEQCHNLISTTYKTSCKTGEGLEEMFFDIALQLFDSNRSRIELQTLDHNSFKITQPEPPEEPHCSC; encoded by the exons aTGGCTATTGTGAAAACACCAGTcctaaaagttattttgtgtGGTGAATATGGTGTTGGAAAAAGCTCTATTTTCAGGCGTTTTATAAACAACACATTTGTACCAAGCTCAGACAGGCGATCAACATTAGGATTAGATCATTTTGAGAAGCTCTATCAAGTCGCCGACAAGGACGTTAAA ttACAGTTATGGGACACCGGTGGCATGGAGAGGATAGCATCTGTAACATCCAGTTACTATAAATTTGCTGAAGCTGCAATACTGGTGTTTTCATTAGATAATGCATCTTCATTCCATGTGCTAAGTCAACATTTGTTAGAAATAGTAACATATGCTgaaaatgcaaaaatattcttatgtGGAAATAAATCAGATTTGGAAGGATCATCACCACAAGTAACTGATGCAGATATAGAAAACTTTTG TGAACAGTGTCACAACCTTATTAGCACTACTTATAAAACATCATGTAAAACTGGTGAAGGATTGgaagaaatgttttttgacATTGCTCTACAACTATTTGATTCAAATAGGTCAAGAATAGAGCTGCAGACATTAGAccataatagttttaaaataacacagCCTGAACCACCAGAAGAACCCCATTGTAGTTGTTAA